In the Bacillus sp. HSf4 genome, TTTGGATGAGCGAAGAGAACACACTCGACAAACCGTTTTGGAAAGCAGTGATCAGCTTGTATAAACAGACGATTTTCCCTGGTGCAACAATCGGTATTATCGGCGGCGGACAGCTTGGAAAAATGATGGCGGTCGCCGCAAAACAGATGGGATATAAGATCGCGGTGGTTGACCCGGTACCTTCTTCGCCTTGCGGACAGATCGCCGATATTGAAATCACCGCGGCTTACAATGATAAAGAAGCGATAAAGAAGCTGGCCGAAGTGAGCGATGTCATTACCTATGAATTTGAGAACATCGACTATGACGCCTTGAACTGGCTAAAGGAAAATGCTTATCTTCCTCAGGGAAGCGAGCTTTTGCTCCTTACGCAAAACAGGGAGACGGAGAAAAAAGCGATTGAATCAGCAGGCTGCAAAGTGGCGCCGTACAGGATCATTCGCGATGATGCTGAGCTTGAAGCAGCCGTGGCAGAGCTCGAGCTTCCCGCAGTGTTGAAAACATGCCGCGGCGGATATGACGGAAAAGGCCAGCATGTGATCAAGAGTGAGGCGCAAATCAAAGAGGCTGCCGCTCTCTTGCAGCATGGTACATGCATTTTGGAAAGCTGGGTTCCTTTCAAAATGGAATTGTCCGTCATCGTGACGAGATCTGTAAATGGAGAAACAGCCGTATTTCCCGCAGCCGAAAATATCCATAAGCACAACATTTTGTTCCAAAGCATCGTCCCGGCAAGAATCGATGATGCAATTCAGGAAAAAGCCGCATCACTCGCACTTAAGCTTGCGGAGAAGCTTCAGCTCGTCGGAACGCTTGCTGTCGAGCTTTTCCTAAAGGAAGACGGCGGGCTGCTCGTCAACGAGCTTGCGCCGCGTCCGCACAATTCGGGCCATTATACACTCGATCTGTGCGAAACAAGCCAGTTTGAACAGCATATCCGGGCTGTTTGCGGACTGCCGCTCGGGAAAACAGACCTTCTCAAAGAAGGGATGATGGTCAACCTGCTTGGTGATGAAGTGTACATGGCAGAAGAAGACCCGGAGCTTTTAAAAGAAGCAAAGCTTTATATATACGGAAAACATGAAGTGAAACAAGGCCGCAAGATGGGGCATATCACATTTTTAAGAAAACCCGATCAGGAATGGATCGAGAGCATCACCGAAAAGTGGATCGAAAGAGATGGAGGACGAAAACAATGATCGAACGTTATTCAAGACCGGAAATGGCCGCGATTTGGACGGATGAAAACAGATTCAAAGCATGGCTTGAAGTTGAAATTTTGGCATGTGAAGCATGGGCGGAGCTTGGCGTGATTCCGAAAGAAGATGTGAAGGTTCTGCGGGAAAACGCGTCATTTGACATCAACCGCATTTTCGAAATCGAGCAGGACACACGCCATGATGTCGTCGCCTTTACCCGCGCCGTGTCCGAAACGCTTGGCGAAGAGAAAAAATGGGTTCACTACGGACTCACTTCAACAGATGTTGTCGATACCGCTCTTTCCTACCTATTAAAACAGGCGAACGACATTTTGCTCAAGGATCTTGAGAGATTTATTGACATCTTAAAAGAAAAAGCGACAGAACATAAATATACGGTGATGATGGGGCGAACACACGGCGTGCACGCAGAACCGACGACATTCGGTTTGAAGCTTGCTCTCTGGTATGAAGAAATGAAACGCAACCTCGAACGCTTCAAGCAAGCGAAAGAAGGCATCGAAGTCGGCAAAATCTCAGGTGCCGTCGGAACGTACGCGAACATCGACCCATTCGTTGAACAATACGTATGTGAGAAGCTCGGCCTAAAAGCTGCGCCGATATCCACACAGACACTGCAGCGTGACCGCCACGCCGACTACATGGCCGCCCTTGCGCTGGTGGCGACAAGCATCGAGAAATTCGCCGTTGAGATCCGCGGCCTGCAAAAAAGCGAAACGCGCGAGGTAGAGGAATTTTTCGCAAAAGGCCAAAAAGGTTCATCCGCGATGCCGCATAAGCGCAATCCGATCGGCTCGGAAAACATGACGGGAATGGCCCGCGTCATCCGCGGCTACATGCTGACGGCTTACGAAAATGTACCGCTTTGGCATGAGCGCGATATTTCCCATTCATCAGCGGAGCGCATCATTTTGCCTGATGCAACGATCGCGCTGAACTATATGCTGAACCGCTTCGGCAACATCGTCAAAAACTTGACCGTGTTCCCTGAAAACATGAAGCGCAACATGGATCGTACACTCGGCTTGATCTACTCTCAGCGCGTCCTTCTCGCTCTCATTGACACCGGCATGGCGCGTGAGGAAGCGTATGACACCGTGCAGCCGAAAGCGATGGAAGCATGGGAGAAACAAGTGCCGTTCCGCCAGCTTGTCGAAGCTGAGGAAAAAATTACGTCCCGACTGTCTCCGGAACAAATTAACGACTGCTTTGATTACAATTACCACTTAAAAAATGTCGACTACATTTTTGAACGTTTAGGCTTGGCATAGAATAGACCGCCCGCTTTTACAGGCGGGGGTCTAACTGCTTAAATATTTCCAACATTCGGGTTAGGAGGCCTTCTGTGAATATTGCGAAAAATGAACTTTTATACGAAGGAAAAGCGAAAAAGATTTACCGGACGGATGATGACAACACTTTGTTTGTCGAATACAAAAACTCAGCGACGGCTTTTAACGGAGAAAAAAAAGCCGAGATTGACGGAAAAGGCCGTTTAAATAACGAAATTTCCAGCCTGATTTTCACAAGGCTTCACGAGAAGGGAATCAACAACCACTTCGTTGAACGAATTTCTGAAACGGAGCAGCTCATTAAAAAAGTGACGATCATCCCGCTTGAAGTCGTTGTCCGCAATGTCGTTGCCGGAAGCATGTCCAAAAGGCTCGGCATTCCGGAAGGCACGGAGCTGGGGCAGCCGATTATCGAGTTTTACTACAAGGATGACGCGCTCGGCGATCCGCTGATCACAGAAGACCATATCCGGATTTTAAAAGCGGCTGAGCCTGAACAGGTGGAGAAAATCAAATCGATTACGAGACAGGTAAACGAAGAGCTGCAGACGATTTTCGCGGCTTGTGATGTCAGATTGATAGATTTCAAGCTTGAGTTCGGACTCGATGCTATGGGTGAGGTTCTGCTGGCCGACGAGATTTCCCCGGATACGTGCCGGCTTTGGGATAAAGAAACGAATGAAAAGCTTGATAAAGACGTGTTCAGAAGAAATTTAGGCGGATTGACTGATGCATACGAAGAAATTTTCAAAAGACTTGGAGGCATGTAATATGTACAAAGTGAAAGTGTATGTCAGCTTAAAAGAAAGTGTCCTAGATCCTCAAGGGAGTGCCGTCCAGCATGCTTTGCACAGCATGTCCTACAAAGAAGTTCAGGAAGTCCGCATCGGAAAATACATGGAGCTTTCCATCGAAAAATCAGACCGCGACCTTGACGTTCTCGTCAAAGAAATGTGCGAAAAGCTTTTGGCAAACACGGTGATCGAAGACTACAGATATGAAGTTGAGGAGGTTGTCGCACAGTGAAATTTGCGGTGATTGTATTGCCGGGCTCAAACTGCGATATCGATATGTACCACGCCATTCAAGATGAGCTCGGTGAAGAAGCTGAATACGTCTGGCACACGGAAACAAGTCTTGACGAATACGACGGCGTTCTGATTCCCGGAGGCTTTTCATACGGCGATTATTTAAGATGCGGCGCGATCGCCCGCTTCGCAAACATTATGCCTGCCGTCAAAAAAGCGGCTGAAGAAGGAAAGCCGGTGCTCGGGGTCTGCAACGGATTTCAAATTTTGCAGGAGCTCGGACTTCTGCCGGGTGCGATGAGACGCAATAAAGATTTGAAAT is a window encoding:
- the purS gene encoding phosphoribosylformylglycinamidine synthase subunit PurS yields the protein MYKVKVYVSLKESVLDPQGSAVQHALHSMSYKEVQEVRIGKYMELSIEKSDRDLDVLVKEMCEKLLANTVIEDYRYEVEEVVAQ
- the purB gene encoding adenylosuccinate lyase; amino-acid sequence: MIERYSRPEMAAIWTDENRFKAWLEVEILACEAWAELGVIPKEDVKVLRENASFDINRIFEIEQDTRHDVVAFTRAVSETLGEEKKWVHYGLTSTDVVDTALSYLLKQANDILLKDLERFIDILKEKATEHKYTVMMGRTHGVHAEPTTFGLKLALWYEEMKRNLERFKQAKEGIEVGKISGAVGTYANIDPFVEQYVCEKLGLKAAPISTQTLQRDRHADYMAALALVATSIEKFAVEIRGLQKSETREVEEFFAKGQKGSSAMPHKRNPIGSENMTGMARVIRGYMLTAYENVPLWHERDISHSSAERIILPDATIALNYMLNRFGNIVKNLTVFPENMKRNMDRTLGLIYSQRVLLALIDTGMAREEAYDTVQPKAMEAWEKQVPFRQLVEAEEKITSRLSPEQINDCFDYNYHLKNVDYIFERLGLA
- the purK gene encoding 5-(carboxyamino)imidazole ribonucleotide synthase is translated as MYKQTIFPGATIGIIGGGQLGKMMAVAAKQMGYKIAVVDPVPSSPCGQIADIEITAAYNDKEAIKKLAEVSDVITYEFENIDYDALNWLKENAYLPQGSELLLLTQNRETEKKAIESAGCKVAPYRIIRDDAELEAAVAELELPAVLKTCRGGYDGKGQHVIKSEAQIKEAAALLQHGTCILESWVPFKMELSVIVTRSVNGETAVFPAAENIHKHNILFQSIVPARIDDAIQEKAASLALKLAEKLQLVGTLAVELFLKEDGGLLVNELAPRPHNSGHYTLDLCETSQFEQHIRAVCGLPLGKTDLLKEGMMVNLLGDEVYMAEEDPELLKEAKLYIYGKHEVKQGRKMGHITFLRKPDQEWIESITEKWIERDGGRKQ
- the purC gene encoding phosphoribosylaminoimidazolesuccinocarboxamide synthase, which encodes MNIAKNELLYEGKAKKIYRTDDDNTLFVEYKNSATAFNGEKKAEIDGKGRLNNEISSLIFTRLHEKGINNHFVERISETEQLIKKVTIIPLEVVVRNVVAGSMSKRLGIPEGTELGQPIIEFYYKDDALGDPLITEDHIRILKAAEPEQVEKIKSITRQVNEELQTIFAACDVRLIDFKLEFGLDAMGEVLLADEISPDTCRLWDKETNEKLDKDVFRRNLGGLTDAYEEIFKRLGGM